The sequence ATTCAAACTTGGGGGACAATGATCTTAGAACTTTTTCAACCACAATAGCCTCTTTTATTTCTTCACCCAAGTTTTTCATGCAATTAACAATCTCATCTACCCGAAGGAAATAGTTAGCCACACTTTCATCATTATACATTCTGAGATTCTCATACTGAATCCTGAGGGTTTGAAGTTTAGCACGCTTTAC is a genomic window of Acetomicrobium sp. S15 = DSM 107314 containing:
- a CDS encoding retrotransposon gag domain-containing protein encodes the protein VNTLLGCLSQTKFVKVMQYKSAKEIWDKIVLSYEGDEQVKRAKLQTLRIQYENLRMYNDESVANYFLRVDEIVNCMKNLGEEIKEAIVVEKVLRSLSPKFE